Proteins encoded together in one Anopheles darlingi chromosome 3, idAnoDarlMG_H_01, whole genome shotgun sequence window:
- the LOC125954444 gene encoding tyrosine-protein kinase Src64B, producing the protein MGNKCCSKRQDQELALTYPGGYKKGENSFNSNLSGPKHTNGGSIDSRYTPDPNRGQLIKHPKGGVDIIRPRTTPLLPGHNTRRIVVALYNYNAREETDVSFVKGDRMEVLDDTESDWWRVVHLKTRQEGLIPWNFVAEDRSVNSEDWFFENVSRKEADKLLLANENPRGTFLVRPSEHNPNGFSLSVKDWEEIRGYHVKHYKIKPLDNGGYYIATNQTFPSLPALVMAYSKNALGLCHVLSSPCPKPQPQVWDLGPELRDKWEINRSEIQLIRKLGHGNFGEVYYGKWRNNIEVAVKTLREGTMSTQAFLQEAAIMKKFRHSRLVALYAVCSKEEPIYIVQEYMSKGSLLDFLRTGDGQFLQFEDLIYIAAQVASGMEYLELKQLIHRDLAARNVLIGENNVAKICDFGLARVIADDEYCPKQGSRFPVKWTAPEAIVYGKFSIKSDVWSYGILLMELFTYGQVPYPGMHSREVIEQIERGYRMPKPTNHHLPDDIYSLMLKCWDAIPDKRPTFEFLNHYFQNFTITSEVPYREVQD; encoded by the exons ATGGGCAACAAATGCTGCAGCAAGCGACAGGATCAGGAACTAGCGCTCACCTATCCCGGCGGCTACAAGAAGGGCGAAAACAGCTTCAACTCGAACCTTTCCGGTCCGAAGCACACGAATGGCGGCTCGATCGATTCGCGCTACACACCGGACCCGAACCGTGGGCAGCTGATAAAGCACCCAAAGGGTGGCGTAGACATCATCCGGCCCCGAACAACTCCCC TACTGCCTGGACACAACACACGACGGATAGTGGTGGCACTGTACAACTACAATGCACGCGAGGAAACGGATGTCAGCTTCGTCAAGGGCGATCGTATGGAGGTGCTGGATGACACCGAGTCCGACTGGTGGCGGGTAGTGCACCTGAAAACACGCCAAGAGGGTCTCATTCCGTGGAACTTTGTTGCCGAAGATCGAAGTGTCAACAGTGAGGA TTGGTTCTTTGAGAATGTTTCAAGAAAGGAAGCAGACAAGCTGTTGCTGGCGAACGAAAATCCTCGTGGCACATTCCTGGTGCGTCCGTCCGAACACAATCCCAACGGATTCTCGCTGTCGGTGAAGGATTGGGAGGAAATCCGTGGCTATCACGTGAAACACTACAAAATCAAACCGCTAGACAATGGGGGCTACTATATCGCGACAAATCAGACCTTCCCCTCGTTACCTGCCCTCGTCATGGCTTATTCAA AGAACGCACTCGGCCTGTGTCACGTACTGTCCAGCCCCTGCCCAAAACCACAGCCCCAGGTATGGGATCTTGGTCCGGAGCTGCGTGATAAGTGGGAGATCAACCGCAGCGAGATTCAACTGATCCGCAAACTGGGCCACGGTAACTTTGGCGAGGTGTACTACGGTAAATGGCGCAACAACATCGAAGTGGCCGTGAAAACGCTACGCGAGGGCACAATGTCCACGCAGGCCTTCCTGCAGGAGGCGGCCATCATGAAGAAATTCCGCCACAGCCGACTGGTAGCGCTGTATGCCGTCTGTTCGAAGGAGGAACCAATCTACATCGTGCAAGAGTACATGTCGAAGGGCAGCCTGCTAGATTTCCTGCGCACCGGTGACGGTCAGTTCCTACAGTTCGAGGACCTTATCTACATTGCCGCCCAGGTAGCGTCCGGTATGGAGTATCTCGAGCTGAAGCAGCTCATCCACCGTGATCTGGCCGCCCGGAATGTGCTGATCGGTGAGAATAACGTGGCGAAGATCTGTGATTTCGGGTTGGCCCGGGTGATAGCGGACGACGAGTACTGCCCGAAGCAGGGCTCACGCTTCCCGGTCAAGTGGACCGCACCGGAAGCGATCGTGTACGGAAAGTTCTCGATCAAATCGGACGTTTGGTCGTATGGAATCCTGCTGATGGAGCTGTTCACCTACGGTCAGGTGCCGTACCCGGGAATGCACAGCCGCGAGGTGATCGAGCAAATCGAACGGGGATACCGCATGCCAAAACCGACCAACCATCACCTACCAGACGACATCTACAGCCTTATGCTGAAGTGCTGGGACGCAATACCGGACAAACGGCCGACGTTCGAGTTTCTCAATCACTACTTCCAGAACTTTACCATCACCTCGGAGGTCCCGTACCGAGAGGTACAGGATTAA
- the LOC125954477 gene encoding adenosine 3'-phospho 5'-phosphosulfate transporter 2, which translates to MASGKSTTIYVGDKDLNRNRNGADDPPEIKILCFDLTHYNRTTQFLLCCAGVFALYLVYGYMQELIFTLDGFRPYGWFLTLIQFGYYIGFGYIERSLEKTTVPRCIPMRTYALLAFLTLGTMGLSNSSVGYLNYPTQVIFKCCKLIPVLIGSVLIQGKKHGPMDFFAAFAMCLGLILFTLADSQVQPDFDSFGVLLISLALLCDAAIGNVQEKAMREHRAPNNEVVIFSYGIGFVYLAVIMLVSGHLYKGIIFCAQHPVETYGYAFLFSLTGYLGIQIVLTLVRTCGAPMAATVTTARKAVTIALSFVFFSKPFTIQYLWSGLIVVFGIYLNVYSKRSKLTFADLGKMVSSLYQRTISRMPIARQGTKKLLLEV; encoded by the exons ATGGCGAGCGGAAAAAGCACTACGATCTATGTCGGCGACAAGGATTTGAACCGCAACCGGAACGGCGCCGATGATCCGCCGGAGATAAAGATTCTATGCTTCGACCTTACCCACTACAACCGGACGACCCAGTTCCTGCTATGCTGTGCGGGTGTGTTTGCGCTCTATCTTGTCTATGGCTACATGCAAGAGCTGATTTTCACACTGGACGGTTTCCGGCCCTACGGATGGTTCCTTACGTTGATCCAGTTCGGTTACTACATCGGATTCGGGTACATAGAACGCTCGCTAGAGAAGACGACCGTCCCCCGGTGTATCCCGATGCGAACGTATGCACTGCTAGCCTTCCTCACCCTCGGTACGATGGGTCTCTCTAACTCGAGCGTCGGATATCTGAACTATCCGACGCAGGTCATCTTCAAGTGCTGCAAACTGATTCCGGTCCTGATTGGCAGCGTTCTCATACAGGGCAAAAAGCACGGTCCGATGGACTTCTTCGCCGCGTTTGCCATGTGTCTCGGGTTGATCCTGTTCACGCTGGCCGATTCGCAGGTGCAACCTGACTTTGACTCGTTCGGCGTGTTGCTCATCTCGTTGGCGCTGCTTTGTGATGCGGCGATCGGGAACGTTCAGGAGAAAGCCATGCGAGAACACCGGGCTCCCAACAACGAGGTGGTCATCTTCTCGTATGGCATCGGGTTCGTGTATCTGGCCGTGATCATGCTGGTGTCGGGCCATCTGTACAAGGGTATCATATTCTGTGCACAGCACCCCGTGGAAACATATGGCTATGCATTCCTCTTCAGCTTGACCGGATACCTTGGAATACAGATCGTGCTAACGTTGGTGCGTACGTGCGGTGCACCGATGGCCGCTACCGTCACAACGGCACGGAAAGCCGTTACCATAGCGCTATCGTTTGTCTTCTTCAGCAAACCGTTCACTATACA GTATCTCTGGTCCGGACTGATAGTTGTTTTTGGAATTTACCTGAACGTCTACAGCAAGCGCAGCAAGCTCACCTTTGCCGATTTGGGAAAAATGGTCAGCTCGCTCTATCAGCGAACGATATCTCGAATGCCGATTGCAAGGCAGGGTACCAAAAAGTTGCTCCTTGAAGTGTGA